The Triticum aestivum cultivar Chinese Spring chromosome 7B, IWGSC CS RefSeq v2.1, whole genome shotgun sequence genome window below encodes:
- the LOC123157851 gene encoding anthocyanidin 3-O-glucosyltransferase: protein MVLPPPHIAVVAFPFSSHAAVLFSFARALAAAAPPGTSLSFLTTADNAAQLGKAGALPVNLRFVEVPDGVPPGETKWLPPPRRMELFMAAAEAGGVRDGLEAARAAAGGARVSCVVGDAFVWMAAEAAAAAGAPWVAVWTAASCALLAHLRTDALRRDVGDQAASRADELLTAHAGLGGYRVRDLPDGVISGDFNYVISLLLHRMAQRLPKAATAVALNTFPGLDPPELSAALAAELPNCLPLGPYHLLPGAEPTTDTNEEPTDPHGCLAWLDRRPARSVAYVSFGTIASARPEELQELAAGLEASGAPFLWSLREESWPLLPPGFLERAPGLVVPWAPQVGVLRHAAVGAFVTHAGWASVLEGVSSGVPMACRPFFGDQTMNARSVASVWGFGTAFDGPMTRGGVANAVATLLRGEDGERMRAKAQELQAMVGKAFEPDGGCRKNFAEFIKIVCRV from the exons ATGGTGCTCCCGCCGCCGCACATCGCCGTGGTGGCCTTCCCTTTCAGCTCCCACGCGGCCGTGCTCTTCTCCTTCGCgcgcgccctcgccgccgccgcgccgcccgggaCGAGCCTCTCGTTCCTCACCACCGCCGACAACGCCGCGCAGCTCGGCAAGGCCGGCGCGCTCCCGGTGAACCTGCGCTTCGTCGAGGTCCCGGACGGGGTGCCTCCGGGCGAGACGAAgtggctgccgccgccgcgccggatggAGCTCTTCATGGCGGCGGCCGAGGCCGGCGGGGTCAGGGACGGGCTCGAGGCGGCACGCGCCGCCGCGGGCGGCGCCAGGGTGAGCTGCGTCGTCGGGGACGCGTTCGTGTGGATGGCCGCGGAGGCGGCCGCCGCTGCCGGGGCGCCGTGGGTGGCCGTCTGGACCGCCGCGTCCTGCGCCCTCCTCGCGCACCTCCGCACCGACGCGCTCCGCCGGGACGTCGGCGATCAGG CCGCGAGCCGAGCCGACGAGCTGCTGACCGCGCACGCCGGCCTCGGCGGCTACCGCGTCCGGGACCTCCCCGACGGCGTCATCTCCGGCGACTTCAACTACGTCATCAGCCTCCTGCTCCACCGCATGGCGCAGCGCCTTCCTAAAGCGGCCACGGCCGTCGCTCTCAATACCTTCCCGGGACTCGACCCGCCCGAGCTcagcgccgccctcgccgccgagcTCCCGAACTGCCTGCCCCTCGGCCCCTACCACCTCCTCCCGGGCGCCGAGCCCACAACGGACACCAACGAAGAGCCGACCGACCCGCACGGCTGCCTCGCCTGGCTAGACCGCCGGCCCGCGCGGTCCGTCGCGTACGTCAGCTTCGGCACGATCGCCTCGGCGCGGCCGGAGGAGCTGCAGGAGCTCGCGGCCGGGCTGGAGGCGAGCGGCGCGCCGTTCCTGTGGTCGCTGCGCGAGGAGTCGTGGCCGCTGCTCCCGCCGGGGTTCCTGGAGCGCGCGCCAGGCCTCGTGGTGCCCTGGGCGCCGCAGGTGGGCGTGCTGCGGCACGCCGCGGTCGGCGCGTTCGTGACGCACGCCGGGTGGGCGTCGGTGCTGGAGGGCGTGTCCAGCGGCGTGCCCATGGCGTGCCGGCCCTTCTTCGGCGACCAGACGATGAACGCGCGGTCGGTGGCCAGCGTGTGGGGCTTCGGCACGGCGTTCGACGGGCCGATGACGCGCGGCGGCGTGGCCAACGCGGTGGCGACCCTACTGCGCGGGGAGGATGGGGAGCGGATGAGAGCCAAGGCGCAGGAGCTGCAGGCCATGGTGGGCAAGGCGTTCGAGCCCGACGGCGGCTGCAGGAAGAACTTCGCCGAGTTCATCAAGATAGTTTGTCGGGTGTGA
- the LOC123157663 gene encoding LOW QUALITY PROTEIN: uncharacterized protein (The sequence of the model RefSeq protein was modified relative to this genomic sequence to represent the inferred CDS: deleted 2 bases in 1 codon; substituted 1 base at 1 genomic stop codon) translates to MLPLAAARACLSSPAPSPRPQTRAAPPSPLPRRHSTATLPRPARIPFLRPLGDGAPGASSRPTRDHMIDLGKHKGQMLGTLPSYYLRWVVAELGHGDTLVWERLAREVLDDPVYVDRVKWEHAHRFLHGDSKFDYVYDDVDDDGPLQEMAERFGWDVSNEDGWGRLDFHLLITSYGGRIPRKADRRXSTDSQQQIPRGGGALFDTGAADPDGPRGKKDERSERMRTRREEQVRTAKLDVLGVNSGAGEASAPLTAVNARLVTVVHGGTWFVGPTCQIRA, encoded by the exons ATGCTCCCGCTCGCCGCCGCAAGGGCCTGCCTTTCCTCCCCGGCGCCGTCGCCGAGACCGCAAACCCGAgcggcgcctccctccccccttccccgTCGCCACTCCACCGCCACACTGCCCAGACCAGCCAGGATCCCCTTCCTCCGCCCGCTCGGGGATGGCGCGCCGGGCGCGTCCTCACGGCCCACGAGGGACCACATGATCGACCTTGGCAAGCACAAGGGCCAGATGCTGGGCACGCTGCCGTCGTACTACCTGCGCTGGGTGGTCGCGGAGCTCGGCCACGGGGACACGCTGGTCTGGGAGCGCCTGGCGCGCGAGGTGCTCGACGACCCCGTCTATGTCGACCGCGTCAAGTGGGAGCATGCGCACCGCTTCCTCCACGGCGACTCCAAGTTCGACTACGTCTACGACGACGTCGACGACGACGGGCCCCTCCAGGAGATGGCCGAGCGCTTCGGCTGGGATGTCTCCAACGAGGACGGCTGGGGCCGCCTCGACTTCCACCTCCTCATCACCTCATATGGCGGCCGCATCCCGAGGAAGGCCGACCGGCGCTAGAGCACCGACAGC CAGCAACAGATCCCCCGCGGCGGCGGCGCCCTGTTCGACACCGGGGCGGCCGACCCGGACGGGCCGAGGGGGAAGAAGGACGAGAGGAGTGAGCGGATGCGGACGAGGAGGGAGGAGCAGGTGAGGACGGCGAAACTGGATGTGCTCGGCGTGAACTCCGGCGCGGGCGAGGCTAGCGCACCGTTAACGGCAGTTAACGCGCGGCTGGTGACGGTTGTCCACGGTGGCACCTGGTTCGTGGGCCCAACCTGTCAGATTCGTGCTTAG